The following coding sequences lie in one Caproicibacterium argilliputei genomic window:
- a CDS encoding radical SAM protein, with protein sequence MAESGLKEKLEKFGIKTAIGYLRKDPEKNLPKLMDMIDKADKDNTFAAARYSFHQAIDDPASNWNHLIYRVVKNINPHVLETFFTNFFLNSTFIGGKKQMEYRKKYGCNVPWAILLDPTSACNLHCTGCWAADYGHQLNLTFDEIDDIINQGVKMGTYMYIYTGGEPLVRKDDLIKLCEKHSDCIFLCFTNSTLIDDKFAEDLQRVGNFVPAISVEGFEEATDARRGKGTFQKICKAIDILNAHQLPYGISCCYTSQNVDSIGSEEFFDWMVDQGAIFTWFFTYMPIGKNAPTDLMATAEQREMMYYRIRDFRNSKALFTMDFWNDAEYVYGCIAGGRSYLHINANGDIEPCVFIHYSDANIREKTLLEAYRSPLFMQYHLNQPFNTNMLRPCPVLDNPYKLEEMVSKTNAHGTDLVDQESPHEYCAKCEKIAQRWAPVAERLWKSSGANGRHCLNCDDTILPENLVPEDERISFEEMVKFEQAQKKQHA encoded by the coding sequence ATGGCAGAGAGCGGTTTAAAAGAAAAACTTGAAAAATTCGGCATCAAAACGGCCATCGGCTACCTTCGCAAGGATCCTGAAAAGAATCTACCGAAACTTATGGACATGATTGACAAAGCGGACAAAGACAACACCTTTGCGGCGGCTCGCTACTCCTTCCATCAAGCCATTGATGACCCGGCAAGCAACTGGAACCATTTGATTTACCGTGTGGTAAAAAACATCAATCCGCACGTACTGGAAACCTTCTTCACAAACTTTTTCTTAAACTCCACCTTTATCGGCGGCAAAAAGCAGATGGAGTACCGGAAAAAGTACGGCTGCAACGTGCCGTGGGCCATTCTGTTGGACCCGACCAGTGCCTGCAACCTGCACTGTACCGGCTGCTGGGCGGCAGACTACGGCCACCAGCTGAACCTCACGTTTGACGAAATCGACGACATCATCAACCAAGGCGTGAAGATGGGTACCTATATGTACATTTACACCGGCGGCGAACCGCTGGTGCGCAAAGATGACCTGATAAAACTCTGTGAAAAGCACTCCGACTGCATTTTCCTGTGCTTTACAAACTCTACGCTCATCGATGACAAGTTTGCAGAAGACCTGCAGCGTGTCGGCAACTTTGTGCCCGCCATCAGCGTTGAAGGCTTTGAAGAAGCAACCGATGCCCGCCGTGGCAAGGGAACTTTCCAGAAAATCTGCAAAGCCATTGATATTTTAAACGCCCATCAGCTGCCTTATGGCATTTCCTGCTGCTACACCAGTCAAAATGTGGATTCCATCGGCAGTGAGGAATTCTTTGACTGGATGGTTGACCAGGGCGCCATCTTTACTTGGTTCTTTACCTATATGCCCATTGGCAAAAACGCGCCGACAGACTTGATGGCGACCGCCGAGCAGCGTGAAATGATGTATTATCGGATTCGGGATTTCCGCAACAGCAAGGCGCTGTTTACCATGGACTTCTGGAACGATGCGGAGTACGTTTACGGCTGCATTGCAGGCGGACGCTCCTATCTGCACATCAACGCAAACGGCGACATCGAGCCTTGCGTATTTATCCACTATTCGGATGCCAACATTCGGGAAAAGACCCTGCTGGAAGCTTACCGCTCTCCTTTGTTTATGCAGTACCATTTGAACCAGCCATTCAATACGAATATGCTGCGGCCGTGCCCGGTGCTGGATAATCCGTACAAACTGGAGGAAATGGTCAGCAAAACGAATGCGCACGGCACCGATCTGGTTGATCAGGAAAGCCCGCATGAATACTGCGCAAAATGTGAAAAAATCGCCCAGCGCTGGGCACCGGTTGCCGAGCGCCTGTGGAAAAGCAGCGGTGCCAACGGCCGCCACTGCCTGAACTGTGACGACACCATTCTGCCGGAAAATCTGGTGCCGGAAGACGAGCGCATTTCCTTTGAAGAAATGGTCAAGTTCGAGCAAGCACAAAAGAAGCAGCACGCCTGA
- a CDS encoding DUF1836 domain-containing protein, with protein MEKDEQPLHRELTEWTRQVTDGQLTPWDRFPEIYLYMDQILTFMETQLHLFEQRNNPLLTSSMVNNYVKDGVLPRPEKKKYSRDHLVQLTILCLLKQVLSIPDIHILLDQLEQRGDMHTLYDAFCTAQEKALQDVCGRIDTAAADGQEALVQLALQLSVEAGARRTASERILSALQVHEQQKEEQAKCAKEETDTKENTAAES; from the coding sequence ATGGAAAAAGACGAGCAGCCTCTGCACAGGGAACTAACCGAGTGGACCCGCCAGGTCACAGACGGACAGCTGACACCGTGGGATCGTTTTCCGGAAATTTACCTTTATATGGATCAAATCCTCACGTTTATGGAAACACAGCTGCACCTGTTTGAGCAGCGGAACAATCCGCTGCTCACCTCCAGCATGGTTAACAATTACGTCAAAGACGGCGTGCTGCCGCGCCCGGAAAAGAAAAAATACAGCCGCGACCATCTGGTACAGCTGACTATCCTGTGCCTGCTCAAGCAGGTGCTCTCCATTCCCGACATTCACATTCTGCTCGACCAGCTGGAGCAGCGTGGCGATATGCACACGCTGTACGATGCCTTCTGCACCGCGCAGGAAAAAGCGCTGCAGGATGTTTGCGGTCGCATTGATACCGCCGCCGCGGATGGGCAGGAGGCGCTGGTGCAGCTTGCCCTGCAGCTTTCTGTGGAAGCCGGCGCCCGCCGCACAGCATCCGAGCGAATTCTGAGTGCCCTGCAGGTACATGAGCAACAGAAAGAGGAACAAGCCAAGTGCGCCAAAGAGGAAACAGACACCAAGGAAAACACAGCGGCAGAGTCCTGA
- a CDS encoding AraC family transcriptional regulator: protein MTDDGFRRSYKGESYNLGLAVYSCGLQRCRSGHSWGPAVRDHYLIHYIVRGKGCFSTAGQQWELKAGDAFLIQPNRIVSYQADRNFPWEYDWVGFNGSDAKHLLRQTGLLDMEPAFHCPSDNRFHLLLADIIAVSGSSRSAEARMESGLLRFLAELMDTFGTHMASSDSSYGYVQKAIRFIDRNYAGSIDIEKIAQSAGVSRSHLYRLFMTYISMPPNEYLTRYRINKAAAFLKEGGLTVGEAAYSAGFADQLYFSRVFKKYMGMPPSKFCSESAKEGL, encoded by the coding sequence ATGACAGATGATGGTTTTCGTCGTTCTTACAAAGGAGAAAGCTACAACCTCGGGCTGGCAGTTTACAGCTGCGGGCTGCAGCGCTGCCGCTCAGGTCATTCCTGGGGGCCGGCGGTGCGCGACCACTATTTGATTCACTACATTGTGCGCGGAAAGGGCTGCTTTTCCACTGCCGGACAGCAGTGGGAGCTAAAGGCGGGCGATGCCTTTCTGATTCAGCCGAACCGCATTGTCAGTTACCAGGCAGACCGCAATTTTCCTTGGGAGTATGACTGGGTCGGCTTTAACGGCAGCGACGCCAAGCACCTGCTGCGTCAGACCGGTCTGCTGGACATGGAGCCTGCCTTTCACTGCCCGTCAGACAACCGCTTCCACCTGCTGCTGGCAGACATTATCGCGGTTTCTGGCAGCTCGCGCAGTGCGGAAGCGCGCATGGAAAGCGGTCTGCTCCGCTTTCTGGCGGAGCTGATGGACACCTTCGGCACGCACATGGCCAGCAGTGACAGCAGCTACGGCTATGTGCAGAAAGCCATTCGCTTCATTGACCGAAATTACGCCGGCAGCATTGACATCGAAAAAATCGCGCAAAGTGCCGGTGTTTCCCGCAGCCACCTGTACCGACTTTTTATGACATATATCAGTATGCCGCCGAACGAATACCTCACACGCTACCGCATTAACAAGGCGGCGGCTTTTCTGAAGGAAGGCGGGCTGACCGTCGGCGAAGCCGCCTACTCTGCCGGCTTTGCCGACCAACTCTACTTTTCGCGCGTATTTAAAAAATACATGGGTATGCCGCCCAGCAAGTTCTGCAGTGAATCTGCAAAGGAAGGGTTATAA
- a CDS encoding OadG family protein, which translates to MEGLSTGQIALIVLTAGLVIVFAVLICLILIIRLYGSVIQSAQKGRRKKEEPAAPQPNAALPLEEPQPALSVQPAAQGEISPEIIAAISAAVYALYGTETPILSVRRCRRTGVRSVWGQAGVLRGTHPF; encoded by the coding sequence ATGGAAGGACTGAGTACGGGCCAGATTGCGCTGATTGTTTTGACGGCAGGGCTGGTCATCGTTTTTGCAGTGCTGATCTGCCTGATTCTAATTATCAGGCTGTATGGCAGTGTGATTCAGTCGGCGCAAAAGGGCAGGCGGAAGAAAGAAGAGCCGGCCGCCCCGCAGCCGAACGCTGCCTTGCCGCTGGAGGAGCCACAGCCTGCACTTTCTGTGCAGCCCGCGGCACAGGGGGAGATTTCGCCTGAAATCATTGCCGCTATCAGTGCGGCGGTTTATGCGCTGTACGGTACGGAAACGCCAATCCTCTCTGTACGGCGCTGCCGGCGCACCGGCGTTCGCTCCGTTTGGGGACAGGCCGGCGTGCTGCGCGGCACGCATCCGTTTTAA
- a CDS encoding sodium ion-translocating decarboxylase subunit beta: MNVFQEFLNAFSGILQSSGFATNDWRNYVMIGIACVLLYLAIKRQFEPLLLLPIAFGMLLVNVFPGIMADPTANANGGLFYYLYRGVKLGIYPPLIFLGVGAMTDFGPLIARPSSLLLGAAAQLGIFLTFIGALALGFDPKAAGAIGIIGGADGPTAIYVTSKLSPQLLGPIAVAAYSYMALVPVIQPPIMKALTTKEERSIVMEQLRPVSKLEKILFPVIITVLISLLLPDAAPLVGMLMLGNLMRESGVVSRLSNTAQNELMNIITIFLGVTVGATATGTVFLSVQTLKIIVMGLLAFCVGTAGGVLFGKLMCKATHGKVNPLIGSAGVSAVPMAARVSQKVGQEANPGNFLLMHAMGPNVAGVIGSAVAAGVLLSILG; the protein is encoded by the coding sequence ATCAACGTGTTTCAGGAATTTCTCAATGCGTTTTCCGGCATTTTACAAAGTTCCGGTTTTGCTACGAATGACTGGCGTAACTATGTGATGATCGGAATTGCCTGTGTTCTGCTGTACCTCGCCATCAAAAGGCAGTTTGAGCCACTGCTCCTGCTGCCAATCGCTTTTGGTATGCTTTTGGTAAATGTTTTTCCGGGCATTATGGCAGACCCCACGGCAAACGCCAACGGCGGTTTGTTTTATTATTTATACCGCGGCGTGAAGCTCGGCATCTATCCACCGCTGATTTTCCTCGGCGTGGGGGCGATGACGGACTTTGGCCCGCTGATTGCGCGCCCCTCCAGCCTTTTGCTGGGCGCGGCGGCGCAGCTTGGTATTTTTTTGACATTCATCGGTGCGCTTGCGTTGGGCTTTGACCCGAAGGCGGCTGGCGCAATCGGTATTATCGGCGGCGCGGACGGCCCGACGGCCATTTATGTGACCAGCAAGCTTTCTCCGCAGCTGCTGGGGCCGATTGCGGTCGCGGCGTACTCTTACATGGCGCTGGTTCCGGTGATTCAGCCGCCGATTATGAAAGCACTGACCACAAAAGAAGAGCGTTCCATTGTAATGGAACAGCTGAGGCCGGTTTCCAAATTGGAAAAGATTTTGTTTCCCGTTATCATTACCGTGTTGATTTCGCTGCTGCTGCCGGACGCGGCGCCGCTGGTCGGTATGCTGATGCTTGGCAATCTGATGCGCGAAAGCGGTGTGGTTTCCCGGCTGTCCAACACCGCGCAGAACGAACTGATGAATATCATCACCATTTTTCTGGGGGTTACAGTCGGCGCAACGGCAACCGGGACGGTCTTTCTAAGTGTACAGACGCTGAAGATCATTGTGATGGGTCTTTTGGCGTTCTGCGTTGGCACTGCAGGCGGGGTGCTATTCGGTAAGCTGATGTGTAAGGCCACACATGGGAAGGTCAACCCTCTGATTGGTTCCGCAGGTGTTTCGGCTGTGCCCATGGCGGCGCGCGTTTCCCAGAAAGTTGGACAGGAAGCAAATCCGGGCAACTTCCTGCTGATGCACGCAATGGGGCCCAATGTGGCCGGCGTCATCGGCTCCGCGGTTGCGGCCGGTGTCCTTTTAAGTATTCTCGGATAA
- a CDS encoding ATP-dependent helicase, with translation MNERQREAVFSVNGPLLVLAGAGSGKTTVLVNRIANIIRYGSAYTDGTAELNNTDMQAAQAFLEGGAPLPDSVQQHMAVTPCAPWQILAITFTNKAAGELKQRLVNLLGNSGNDVWASTFHSTCARMLRKYGDRLGYSTHFTIYDTDDSKRLMKGCLKELDVDEKFLACRAVLSEISHAKDSLTDAKAYAQAAGTDNRLVTIAKAYQMYQQRLMEADAMDFDDLIFNTVRLLEQNSDVLAYYQRKFRYIMVDEYQDTNHAQYVLVKLLAQKSQNLCVVGDDDQSIYKFRGATIENIMSFEKTFPHAKVIRLEQNYRSTKTILDAANAVISNNTERKGKTLWTQNPQGEKIQTHTALNEQDEADFIGKQILEGVGKGRKFSDYAILYRMNTQSSALEKNFVKSGIPYRIIGGLRFYERKEIRDLIAYLSVINNPSDEVRLRRIINQPKRSIGDKTLAVASEIAGQIGESVFYVIAHADEFEPLKRTAPKLLQFAEIMQGFMEINENEDRSVKELYDEILSKTGYIASLGNAQSDEVKDRVANLTQLGTNIQQYEEENDEAASLDGFLEEVALMTDIDNYDGDADTVVMMTMHSAKGLEFPVVFLPGFEDGIFPGVQAIYDPVQIEEERRLAYVAITRAREELCVTNAQSRTLFGSTNRNRPSRFLEEIPEELTEHTAARSWKQPKPGVALPVSAKEVRAAAMESALHFGAPESVQAQKAPNFKPGDAVLHRAFGKGMVLSATPMGNDTLLEIAFDSKGTKKIMANFAHLKRA, from the coding sequence ATGAACGAACGGCAGCGGGAAGCCGTTTTTTCTGTAAACGGCCCTCTGCTGGTACTGGCAGGTGCAGGCAGTGGAAAAACGACCGTTCTGGTAAACCGAATTGCCAATATCATCCGATATGGCAGCGCGTATACAGACGGAACGGCAGAATTAAACAATACAGATATGCAGGCTGCGCAGGCATTTCTGGAGGGCGGCGCACCGCTGCCGGACAGTGTCCAGCAGCACATGGCAGTGACCCCCTGCGCGCCGTGGCAGATTTTAGCCATTACATTTACCAACAAAGCCGCCGGAGAGCTGAAGCAGCGGCTGGTCAATCTGCTGGGTAACAGCGGCAATGATGTTTGGGCCAGCACCTTCCACTCCACCTGCGCACGGATGCTGCGCAAGTACGGCGACCGCCTGGGGTACAGCACGCACTTTACAATTTATGACACAGATGATTCCAAGCGGCTGATGAAGGGCTGCCTGAAAGAACTGGACGTTGATGAGAAATTTCTTGCCTGCAGGGCAGTACTCAGCGAGATTTCGCACGCAAAGGATTCGCTGACGGATGCCAAGGCATACGCACAGGCTGCCGGAACCGACAACCGCCTGGTTACGATTGCAAAGGCTTACCAAATGTATCAGCAGCGCCTGATGGAAGCGGACGCGATGGACTTTGACGACCTGATTTTCAACACGGTGCGCCTGCTGGAGCAGAACAGCGACGTGCTGGCATATTACCAGCGGAAATTTCGGTATATCATGGTGGACGAATATCAGGATACCAACCACGCGCAGTATGTGCTGGTGAAACTGCTGGCGCAGAAAAGTCAAAACCTCTGTGTGGTCGGCGATGATGACCAGAGTATCTACAAGTTCCGCGGCGCAACCATTGAAAATATTATGAGCTTTGAAAAAACATTCCCCCATGCCAAGGTCATTCGGTTGGAGCAGAATTACCGCTCGACCAAAACCATTTTGGATGCTGCCAATGCGGTGATTTCCAACAACACGGAGCGAAAGGGCAAAACCTTGTGGACACAGAATCCGCAGGGAGAGAAAATCCAGACGCATACGGCGCTCAACGAGCAGGACGAGGCCGACTTTATCGGTAAGCAGATTCTGGAGGGCGTCGGAAAAGGGCGGAAGTTCAGCGATTATGCGATTCTTTACCGGATGAACACACAGTCCAGTGCTCTGGAAAAGAATTTCGTAAAGTCCGGCATCCCATACCGCATCATCGGCGGCCTGCGCTTCTATGAGCGCAAGGAGATCCGTGACCTGATTGCGTATCTGAGTGTTATCAACAACCCGAGTGATGAAGTGCGCTTGCGCCGCATTATCAACCAGCCAAAGCGCAGCATCGGCGACAAAACGCTGGCGGTTGCGTCTGAAATTGCCGGGCAGATTGGTGAAAGCGTGTTTTATGTGATTGCCCATGCGGATGAGTTTGAGCCGCTTAAACGCACAGCGCCAAAATTGCTGCAGTTTGCGGAAATTATGCAGGGCTTTATGGAAATCAATGAAAATGAAGACCGCAGCGTCAAGGAACTGTATGATGAAATCCTCTCTAAAACCGGCTATATTGCTAGCCTCGGCAACGCGCAGAGTGATGAAGTGAAAGACCGTGTCGCCAACCTGACGCAGCTGGGCACCAACATTCAGCAGTACGAGGAAGAAAACGATGAGGCGGCCAGTCTGGACGGCTTCCTGGAGGAAGTGGCGCTGATGACCGATATCGACAATTACGACGGTGACGCGGACACGGTTGTGATGATGACCATGCACTCCGCAAAGGGACTGGAATTTCCGGTTGTGTTCCTGCCGGGCTTTGAAGACGGCATTTTTCCGGGTGTGCAGGCAATTTATGATCCGGTGCAGATTGAGGAAGAGCGTCGCCTTGCGTACGTGGCAATCACCCGTGCGCGTGAGGAACTGTGTGTGACAAATGCACAGAGCCGCACACTGTTTGGCTCGACCAACCGCAACCGCCCCAGTCGCTTTTTAGAAGAGATTCCGGAGGAACTGACGGAGCACACCGCGGCGCGCAGCTGGAAGCAGCCGAAGCCCGGCGTGGCACTTCCGGTTTCCGCCAAGGAAGTGCGCGCGGCCGCCATGGAGTCTGCGCTGCATTTTGGGGCGCCGGAATCTGTGCAGGCACAGAAGGCCCCCAACTTTAAACCCGGCGATGCCGTCTTGCATCGTGCATTCGGCAAGGGCATGGTGTTGTCGGCAACGCCGATGGGAAATGATACGCTGCTGGAAATTGCCTTTGACAGCAAGGGTACCAAAAAAATTATGGCGAACTTCGCGCATTTGAAGCGCGCCTGA
- the thyX gene encoding FAD-dependent thymidylate synthase — MAHVELLTYTQLPEKTVASAARLCYSPAEISTIQQGMTEERVSHFMDMLTENGHETPIEHASFTFGIEGVSRSLLAQITRHRIASFSVQSQRYVAEMQFSYVVPPEIEAIPQAKEEYLRAMEEDQRHYERLTALLKEKHKQAFLAEGLSPKAAESRAQKKAIEDARFVLPNACTTKMICTMDARSLLHFFALRCCNRAQWEIRAVAEQMLWLAKDAAPHLFAKAGPACLYGPCPEGKMCCGKMAEVRAHYKRESGEA; from the coding sequence ATGGCGCACGTTGAACTGCTCACTTACACGCAGCTTCCGGAGAAAACGGTTGCTTCCGCCGCACGGCTGTGTTACTCGCCCGCTGAGATTTCCACCATTCAGCAGGGCATGACCGAGGAACGTGTTTCACATTTTATGGATATGCTGACGGAAAACGGGCATGAAACGCCGATTGAGCACGCTTCCTTTACCTTTGGTATCGAGGGCGTTTCGCGCTCTTTGCTGGCACAGATTACTCGTCACCGTATCGCGAGCTTCAGCGTGCAGAGCCAGCGCTATGTGGCGGAAATGCAGTTTTCCTATGTGGTGCCGCCGGAAATCGAGGCGATTCCGCAGGCAAAGGAAGAGTACCTGCGCGCCATGGAGGAGGACCAGCGCCACTATGAGCGTTTGACCGCCCTGCTGAAAGAAAAGCACAAACAGGCATTTCTGGCAGAAGGACTTTCGCCAAAGGCCGCGGAAAGCCGCGCACAGAAAAAGGCGATTGAAGATGCACGGTTCGTGCTGCCCAATGCCTGTACCACCAAGATGATCTGCACCATGGACGCACGCAGCCTGCTGCATTTCTTCGCCCTGCGTTGCTGCAACCGTGCCCAGTGGGAAATCCGCGCAGTCGCGGAGCAGATGCTTTGGCTGGCGAAGGACGCGGCACCGCATTTGTTTGCCAAGGCAGGTCCGGCGTGCCTGTACGGGCCTTGCCCGGAGGGAAAGATGTGCTGCGGCAAAATGGCAGAGGTTCGTGCACATTACAAGCGGGAAAGCGGGGAAGCCTGA
- a CDS encoding dTMP kinase produces MGKLLVLEGLDGCGKQTQTTRLCGAFEQAGTPYRRVSFPDYAQPSSALVKLYLQGAFGTSPQDVNPYAASSFFTVDRFASYRQFWQKDYEAGKVIVADRYTTSNLVYQLPKLPRGEWDAFTDWLLDFEYTRFELPIPNLTIFLDMSPEAAESLLEKRYRGNAEKKDIHEKSRTFQQAGRQAALYAAQKLQWQVVSCDTAGHLRTPAEIQAEILQIVRGQALL; encoded by the coding sequence ATGGGAAAGCTGCTGGTGCTGGAGGGTCTGGACGGCTGCGGAAAGCAGACGCAGACCACGCGCCTGTGCGGGGCTTTTGAGCAGGCGGGCACGCCGTACCGCCGGGTGTCGTTTCCAGACTATGCCCAGCCCTCTTCTGCTTTGGTGAAACTGTACCTGCAGGGGGCGTTCGGCACTTCGCCGCAGGACGTGAATCCCTACGCCGCTTCTTCTTTTTTTACCGTGGACCGCTTCGCGTCTTACCGACAGTTCTGGCAGAAAGACTACGAGGCGGGCAAAGTGATTGTGGCGGACCGCTACACCACTTCTAATCTGGTGTATCAGCTGCCCAAGCTGCCCCGTGGGGAGTGGGACGCTTTTACGGACTGGCTGCTGGACTTTGAATACACCCGTTTTGAACTGCCAATACCGAATTTAACGATTTTTTTGGATATGTCGCCGGAAGCCGCAGAGTCGCTGTTGGAAAAACGTTACCGCGGTAATGCGGAAAAAAAGGATATTCACGAGAAAAGCAGGACGTTTCAGCAGGCAGGTCGGCAGGCAGCGCTTTATGCCGCGCAGAAACTGCAGTGGCAGGTGGTTTCCTGTGACACGGCTGGGCACCTGCGCACGCCTGCGGAAATTCAGGCGGAGATTCTGCAGATTGTGCGGGGGCAGGCTCTGCTGTGA
- a CDS encoding DJ-1 family glyoxalase III, with product MVYVFLANGFEEIEALAPVDLLRRAGLEVLTVGIGDNEITGAHGIDVTPDIAEWDLNFDVQPADLVVLPGGMPGTKNLEASASVRNAVQWCVEQNRYIGAICAAPSVLGHWGVLKGHEAVCYPGYESELGCTLGKKPVVQSGKIITARGAGVAVEFGLALISALCGAQKSEEIRKSIQCR from the coding sequence ATGGTCTATGTGTTTTTAGCAAACGGTTTTGAGGAAATCGAAGCGCTGGCGCCGGTTGATTTGCTTCGCCGCGCCGGTCTGGAGGTTCTGACTGTCGGCATCGGTGACAATGAGATCACCGGTGCGCACGGCATTGATGTCACGCCGGATATTGCCGAGTGGGATTTGAACTTTGATGTGCAGCCCGCTGATTTGGTGGTACTGCCGGGCGGTATGCCCGGTACCAAAAATCTGGAGGCTTCTGCCAGCGTGCGGAATGCGGTGCAGTGGTGCGTGGAGCAGAACCGCTATATCGGTGCCATCTGTGCGGCGCCTTCGGTGCTGGGGCATTGGGGCGTGTTGAAGGGGCATGAGGCAGTCTGCTACCCCGGCTATGAGTCAGAGCTTGGCTGCACACTGGGCAAGAAACCGGTTGTGCAGAGCGGAAAGATTATCACCGCGCGCGGCGCGGGCGTTGCTGTGGAGTTTGGTTTGGCGCTGATCAGCGCCCTGTGCGGCGCGCAGAAATCTGAGGAGATCAGGAAATCGATTCAATGCAGGTAA
- a CDS encoding 5-formyltetrahydrofolate cyclo-ligase, producing the protein MQVKRNIREIKQALRKRYRAYRESLQPAEKEKLDAAVRRRLFRLPVYQNCRVLFIYVSKPIEVDTVRIIQSALAHGKHVAVPRCIPNTYQMQFYFIRSLEDLEPGTFGVLEPSVERCRPVSDLRHGLCVVPGLSFDTQGYRLGYGKGYYDRFLSNFGGQTVGICYRACVPWNLPHGYYDRPVDLLVTETYIRKTGSRPAGHQEERHD; encoded by the coding sequence ATGCAGGTAAAAAGAAACATTCGGGAAATCAAACAGGCGCTGCGCAAACGCTACCGGGCGTACCGGGAGTCTTTGCAACCCGCGGAAAAAGAGAAGCTGGATGCGGCTGTCAGGCGGCGTCTGTTTCGTTTACCCGTTTATCAGAACTGTCGGGTGCTTTTCATTTATGTCAGTAAACCGATTGAGGTGGACACGGTGCGCATTATCCAAAGCGCATTGGCGCACGGCAAGCACGTGGCGGTTCCGCGCTGCATTCCGAATACGTATCAGATGCAGTTTTATTTTATTCGTTCGCTGGAGGATTTGGAACCCGGGACCTTCGGCGTGCTGGAGCCGTCTGTGGAGCGCTGCCGCCCGGTTTCTGACCTGCGGCACGGGCTGTGCGTGGTGCCTGGGCTCAGCTTTGATACACAGGGGTACCGTCTGGGTTACGGTAAGGGGTACTACGATCGGTTCCTTTCTAATTTTGGCGGTCAGACAGTGGGCATCTGCTACCGTGCGTGTGTGCCGTGGAACCTGCCGCACGGGTACTATGACCGGCCGGTAGATCTTTTGGTTACAGAAACTTACATCAGAAAGACGGGCAGCCGTCCTGCCGGCCATCAGGAGGAACGCCATGACTGA